The following DNA comes from Tunturibacter psychrotolerans.
CGACGGGACAGGTGCATACCCCACCACTGTCACAAGGCCAGTAACAAATGGCGTAAACCACATAGATGCCTATACTTACGACGCAAATACAGGCCTAGCCGCATCGCATACGGACGAGAATCTGCAGAAGACGACCTATAGTTACGACTCGATGCGACGCATCGCGCAGATTGCCTATCCCGATGGGGGTCAGGAAAATCACACTTATAATGACGCCGCGGCTCCTAGTCCAACCATCACATACACAAAGAAATTAACCGCGACTAGCCAATACCAGATCGTTACGACAGCCGATGCACTGGGACGCCAAGTTCAGGTCAAAGTTACTTCAGACCCCATTGGTCCCATATATACAAATACAATCTACGACGGCGATGGACGAACGCAGAGCGTTTCGAATCCATATCGGTCCTCGACAGATTCGAGCTATGGAATCACATCTTATGCATACGATGCTTTAGGAAGAAAGATCCGCCAATGTCAACCCGATAACGGGAGCACCGGGCCGTGCGTACCAGGACAATCCTATATCAGCTGGACGTATACAGGAAACGGATTGGCAAAGAGAAACGAACTTGGGAATGTGTGGACTCAAGTCTACGATGCGCTTGAGCATCTGACAAGAGTTACTGAGCCAACTACTGCCGTCACGAGTCTTAGTTTTGACGCGCTAGGCAACTTGCTAGGAATCAATCAGGCGGGCTTGTCGGGCGAAAGAGCACGTGTACGTAGCTATACCTATGATTCACTCTCTCGAATGATCTGCGAGGCAGACTCAGAGAATTCTCACGCACAGTGTCCAACGTCTTCGACTGCACCGCTTCCAGGTGGGGTCGTGACTTACTCTTATGATCTCAATGGAAACCTGAAGGTCAAGACCGATGCGCGTGGTTTGTCATCGAATTATTCCTATGATTCCTTAAATCGCTTGATCACAAAAAGTCCATCCAACAGCCACACAGCTACGGACACTTATAACTACGATGAAAAGACCGTGACTTGGAACACCTACGGTATGGCCAACACGTCAGGGCGGCTAAGCTCTGCTTCTTCCTCTATATACGGTGTTTACTCGCGTTACACTTATTCCTACGATTCAATGGGCAGGCTGCTTACGCGTGTCTTTCAGAATCCAAACTCCACCGGGGCTTTAGATTCCGGTATAGGTAGCGGTGGCTATCAGTATGACTTGGCGGGAAACGTCACCTTTGAGACGCAGGCTGCCGGAGTTTACTTGTATGAGACACGCGACACGGCAGGACATGTAACCGCAATCAGCGCAAATAAGCACACTACCGGTACGTTGAATGGGATTTCCTCCCAGCAGATATTTGCAAATGCGACCTACGATCCGTTCGGCAATCCAGCGACACGACTCCTGGGAAACGGATTGAGCGAAAACAGAACTTACGATAACCGAGGAAGATTGAGCTCAAGCACTCAATTCCAGGCAGGAGCATCGATTGGCTACACAACTGCGACAACGTACTATCACGACGGAAGCGCTGCAACTTCAGCTGACACTGTCAATGGAAACTGGACTTACTCATATGACTCCCTCAGTCGACTTTCAGGTGCAACTTCAGCTGCGGGCCTAACACTTGCGTGGACATATGATTCTTTTGGGAATCGTAAAACGCAAACCGCATCTGGAACTGGTTCTGCGCCGCAACCCAGTTTCTCTTTTACAGGAAACAATAACCACGCGGATCCAAGCGGAGGTTTTGCTTATGATTATGCTGGAAACATTACCACTGATAATTTGGGACAGACCTACGCCTATGATGTGTATAGCCGAATGGTGGGTGTTAACAGCGGAGCAGTGACCTACCGATACGATTCAGAGGGACAATTAGTTTGGGAGTCTGGATCGACTGGCGTCCAGGTTTTTCAACGTAATTCTGCAGGACAACCTACGTGGATCTACAACCCTACGCCAAATGGGCCTCCATATAGCCTAATTGGAGTCTACGTTGATGGTGAACAGATTGGCTCCTGGCAGCACGATCAGTTCCATTGGCTTGGGAAGGACTGGTTGGGCACAAAGCGGTATGAGACTGCGGGCAATGGAGATATTGGATCAAGTGCGCAACCTATCGAGCCGTTGCTATATACCTCTTTACCCTATGGCGATGCGCTGAGTTCAATTGGAACCGATCCTACTCATTTCACAGGTAAAGAGAGAGATATCGAATCAGGAAATGACTATTTTGGGGGTAGGTACTACTCGTCCAGCACAGGTCGCTTCATGAATGTTGATCCGTCGGGGCTGGCATACGCTGATCCGACAAATCCACAGAGCTTCAATCTCTACAGCTACGTGCTGAATAACCCGCTTAGCTTCATTGATTCGACGGGCTTAACCTGCCAAACAAATTCATCTGATGGAACTGTCTACGACGACAATGACGGTAATGGATGCTCGATTGTTGATGAAGCAGATAGAAAAGCTGCCCCAGCCGTTACCGTCTACGCCGATGGGAGTCGTAATCTGCTGCAAGAACAAAACGACCAAGAGCAGAATCAATATGTGGTTGGTTGGCTCCAATCGCAGGCTGCTCCGGCGCAGATTTCCCTTGCCGGTCGGGAGTTTCTCAGTGCCGCAGCTAAAGATACCGCAGGAGTTCCAACCGTCTGTTCTGTAGGAGTATTTGGCCAAATCGGTCCCGGAGCTGGAGCTATTGGTGGTTCCTATGACTCGAACAGTGGAGGCAAAGGTTACCTCACGGTTCGACCCACGCCTGAAGGTGTTTCTGGTGACATTGCGCCAATTAGCTTATCTGTCAAGGGAGATACGAACAAAGGCTTCAGCGGAGGCGTAACAGTTCGTGATCCGGTTACCAGGATCGGTGGAGGTGTTTCAGTAAGCGATAAGGGCGTTCCTACAGTCAGCGCGAGTTGGGCTCCATTCATTTTTACGGTCGGAGCCACAGCAACGATTGGCACGATGGGAGATCCGAAATGTCAACCTCATCCATAGAGTTCCACTTATTTCATGGGCCACACTCTGGCTACCTACTGATTTTCGTCGGTGCATTAGCTTTGGCGGTGTATGCCTGTTTTGTTGATGTATTCATAGATGAATCTGAGTCTGCTCCTTCTGAGGAAGCGAGGGAGCGTTGGGGAATTAAGGCAACCAAAACCACTCGCGCTATAATGGTGTCACTTTTCTTGTTCATTGCCTTATTCGCAATTTGGAAGATGTGGCAGCCATAATCGTCCAGTTCCGCTAAATCCACGTAGGGCCGCTTCTGGACGGAGTGGGAAACGATTGGGAAGTCTCAGGGTACGTGTCCAATGTATATGTGTCTATGTGCGACGGACTTCGCCGTAAGTGCATTTGGTATTTCTCCAAACAACGGACCCGTTACAAGGACATATGTTGTCTCGTTTAAGAGAAGGGCAAAACACTCATGGAAACCAGCAAAATCTGCGCCTACTCTGCGCTTTTTTGGGATCACTGAGCACCACCTAATGACGAAGGCCCGAAGTATGCAAGTAACTTCAGTGCGAATGAGAAGACAAGACCCGTTGAACCTGAGTAGCTGTCCATATGCATCCGCGCGCGGTTGTTAGTCCCGTCTTGTTCAGCTCATTTGCAATCGCGCGCAGTGAGGTCGCACCATCTACCCGCAGCCGTTCGATCACTGGAAACAAGTCGTCTCTCCGCTTGGCAGCGGATTGCCGGCGCACATTGGCGCTCGCGAGTGTTCCTTTAACTGCCATGCTCGCCATACGCTCTAAGCTGCCCCTCTGCCCACCTACGACCGTACCACGCGCCTTTGCGGCTGCTAGAGCCGCTTTCGTGCGGGACGAAATCATTGAAGCCTCATGCTCCGCGACTGCGGCCAAGATGTGAACGGTGAGGCGATTGGCTTCCGGGAAGTCACAAGCCAAGAAATCCACTCCCGATTCCATGAGCGAACTAATGAAATGGACATTGCGGGCGAGACGGTCAAGTTTAGCAATAATTAGTGTCGCTTTGTGCAGACGGCAGAGCCGGAGAGCTTCCGCAATTGCCGGACGATCATTGCGTCTCCCGCTCTCAACTTCTACGACTTCTTGAATGAGCTGCCACTGTCCGCCGTTTAGATAGCGCGATACGGCTTCTCTCTGTGCTTCCAGGCCGAGACCGCTCGCACCTTGTCGTGCCGTTGAGACTCTCAGGTAGGAAATGAATTTGCCGTTTGCCACTCTGCTTACCCGCTGTTACATTTGCTTCTGCCGACGTTGAAGTAAATGATAAATCGTCAGAACGCGAATTGAAAAGTGATAAAAAGGAGAAAATCCA
Coding sequences within:
- a CDS encoding RHS repeat-associated core domain-containing protein; its protein translation is MKSLCIAFACLFSVTTFATAQFPQLPGLVPYQSYDESNFDTVDLVGGGVQLHIPIISYPQKGTLPPLGLQLVYNPPVWTSTVETSGGSQYVAWFYTNLNKSGLVATPNYVGGTFPDGTDNNHNPLSGTTAIDPTGASHEMFGVVSPAGVHTTTLETVDGSGIAIIPGSGFVDRNGISYTGTCTLYNPYVCPTPATSTFMKDPSGNTVTVTTTGGTSGMATFKDSVGRTIPAFGNMSSSSVVAKCEAQQFPIFGGTTAPITICWQQLSAATSFGNGTREGQATFVAISGITLQNGASWRFTYDSWGFLHSVTTPTGAVMTYAYYPPSYTQYPVGEQPGQRFIQSRTLNINGVMSQWSYAYSLVPQPGNGTGFQTTVTDPLGNTIVHLFNSNGTEAQTVYNQGTSPAIKTVQHTYLGGVLGTGYGVAGLHLPEQTTTIYNGQSTTTCVIYDNNTNTACTGTDGPMSGGLKVYDPNDSLRGIPGFIPYSASLVLGSPMYSYTYDYTTSSGPGPLLSETTNTYQWQANDSYRAANLINLKASTSTSSGAQPLASVTITYDETSYSPGGFQGNATSEVDGGTVTTHTYYNANGMVVGAKDGNGNMTSVVYDGTGAYPTTVTRPVTNGVNHIDAYTYDANTGLAASHTDENLQKTTYSYDSMRRIAQIAYPDGGQENHTYNDAAAPSPTITYTKKLTATSQYQIVTTADALGRQVQVKVTSDPIGPIYTNTIYDGDGRTQSVSNPYRSSTDSSYGITSYAYDALGRKIRQCQPDNGSTGPCVPGQSYISWTYTGNGLAKRNELGNVWTQVYDALEHLTRVTEPTTAVTSLSFDALGNLLGINQAGLSGERARVRSYTYDSLSRMICEADSENSHAQCPTSSTAPLPGGVVTYSYDLNGNLKVKTDARGLSSNYSYDSLNRLITKSPSNSHTATDTYNYDEKTVTWNTYGMANTSGRLSSASSSIYGVYSRYTYSYDSMGRLLTRVFQNPNSTGALDSGIGSGGYQYDLAGNVTFETQAAGVYLYETRDTAGHVTAISANKHTTGTLNGISSQQIFANATYDPFGNPATRLLGNGLSENRTYDNRGRLSSSTQFQAGASIGYTTATTYYHDGSAATSADTVNGNWTYSYDSLSRLSGATSAAGLTLAWTYDSFGNRKTQTASGTGSAPQPSFSFTGNNNHADPSGGFAYDYAGNITTDNLGQTYAYDVYSRMVGVNSGAVTYRYDSEGQLVWESGSTGVQVFQRNSAGQPTWIYNPTPNGPPYSLIGVYVDGEQIGSWQHDQFHWLGKDWLGTKRYETAGNGDIGSSAQPIEPLLYTSLPYGDALSSIGTDPTHFTGKERDIESGNDYFGGRYYSSSTGRFMNVDPSGLAYADPTNPQSFNLYSYVLNNPLSFIDSTGLTCQTNSSDGTVYDDNDGNGCSIVDEADRKAAPAVTVYADGSRNLLQEQNDQEQNQYVVGWLQSQAAPAQISLAGREFLSAAAKDTAGVPTVCSVGVFGQIGPGAGAIGGSYDSNSGGKGYLTVRPTPEGVSGDIAPISLSVKGDTNKGFSGGVTVRDPVTRIGGGVSVSDKGVPTVSASWAPFIFTVGATATIGTMGDPKCQPHP
- a CDS encoding recombinase family protein, which translates into the protein MANGKFISYLRVSTARQGASGLGLEAQREAVSRYLNGGQWQLIQEVVEVESGRRNDRPAIAEALRLCRLHKATLIIAKLDRLARNVHFISSLMESGVDFLACDFPEANRLTVHILAAVAEHEASMISSRTKAALAAAKARGTVVGGQRGSLERMASMAVKGTLASANVRRQSAAKRRDDLFPVIERLRVDGATSLRAIANELNKTGLTTARGCIWTATQVQRVLSSHSH